Proteins encoded together in one Nostoc sp. PCC 7524 window:
- a CDS encoding PhoH family protein: MADALIIQLPNIPSAIALAGDREENLKILSRQTGASLVLRGQELHISGTDNQKNLAAKLVRSLENIWIQGNNISSADILTARQALDTHQEDELRELQRDILARTRRGEEVRAKTFRQRQYIEAIGKHDLTFCIGPAGTGKTYLAVVIAVQALLANQVEKLILTRPAVEAGERLGFLPGDLQQKINPYLRPLYDAIYEFIDQEKVNNLIERGIIEVAPLAYMRGRTLNHAFVIVDEAQNTTPAQMKMVLTRLGFRSRMVITGDITQTDLPMNQQSGLTVALQILKHVEGIAFCEFNQKDVVRHPLVQRIVSAYDKHESGH; encoded by the coding sequence ATGGCAGATGCCTTAATCATTCAGCTGCCTAACATTCCCAGTGCGATCGCTCTAGCAGGTGATAGAGAAGAAAATCTCAAAATCCTATCTCGGCAAACAGGCGCTAGCTTGGTACTGCGTGGGCAAGAATTACATATTTCCGGGACAGACAATCAAAAAAACTTGGCTGCGAAATTAGTGCGATCGCTAGAAAATATTTGGATTCAAGGCAATAATATCTCCAGTGCTGATATATTAACAGCCCGTCAAGCTTTAGATACTCATCAAGAAGACGAACTCCGAGAACTACAGCGAGATATTTTAGCCAGAACTCGTAGAGGTGAAGAAGTCCGCGCCAAAACCTTTAGACAACGCCAGTACATCGAAGCTATCGGTAAGCATGATCTTACCTTCTGCATTGGCCCGGCTGGAACTGGTAAAACATACCTTGCCGTAGTTATCGCTGTGCAAGCACTCCTTGCTAACCAAGTAGAAAAGCTGATTTTGACACGTCCGGCAGTAGAAGCTGGTGAAAGATTAGGATTTTTACCTGGAGATTTGCAGCAAAAAATTAATCCCTATCTCCGCCCACTTTACGATGCAATTTATGAATTCATTGACCAAGAAAAAGTCAATAACTTGATAGAAAGGGGCATTATTGAAGTCGCACCACTTGCTTATATGCGAGGACGGACTTTAAACCATGCTTTTGTGATTGTAGATGAAGCACAAAATACCACACCAGCCCAAATGAAAATGGTATTAACACGTTTGGGTTTCCGTTCTCGCATGGTGATTACAGGCGACATCACACAAACTGATTTACCCATGAATCAACAATCAGGTTTAACAGTAGCTTTGCAAATTTTAAAGCACGTTGAAGGCATAGCTTTTTGTGAATTTAATCAAAAAGATGTTGTCCGTCATCCCCTAGTGCAGAGAATTGTCAGTGCTTACGATAAGCATGAAAGTGGTCATTAG
- a CDS encoding ABC transporter ATP-binding protein: MAKFQDLINYFRADWKLSIFSITASSIYEIVDLVVPYAIGQILNVLSGQPLDQPLTQAIAIIANVTNYPVNKPLTLSVLLGLIFLVTVVRAPTQPWLTAWFHWDIALRARRDKTQTAIAKILTLPLEFYDVNNPGRIAGRVARGLSNHTWTYPEIAGQLVPKLFRVLGIFVVILLIEWRIALLYLISFVVILGFSLKKLQRIIWHEERLDKYMEDTESRTSELITNIKTVKAFATEAKELKRQTQRLDRELKVVDYRIHKGYVNLITWQKAVIQFCVFAILGLTLAATVNGQISLGHFVMTLTLSSMAYSELEPISTLAEVFARRYSSMLRFHEFLQEPIGNESVGIVEEEETASPYKFTGKLEFSHVSFGYDASRKVLQDINLLIEPYQTVALVGRSGSGKSTLVKLLLRYFEPQDGQILIDGQDIRTLNVGKYRRRLAIVHQEVDVFNGTVLDNLTYGRPEATFEEVQEACRIARVDEVVKQLPQGYYTVVGERGVRLSGGQRQRLGIARALLVQPDVLIFDEATSSLDYESERSIQLAMRSIQGTCTTVVIAHRLSTVREADKIVVLDQGKIVEVGSHDELLRHEGIYRRLHSLQETGELLD, translated from the coding sequence ATGGCTAAATTTCAAGACCTAATTAATTATTTTCGTGCTGACTGGAAGCTGAGTATTTTCAGTATTACAGCGTCTAGTATTTATGAAATTGTGGATTTGGTGGTTCCTTATGCGATTGGGCAGATTTTGAACGTTCTGTCTGGTCAACCGTTGGATCAACCATTAACACAAGCGATCGCAATTATTGCCAACGTTACCAATTACCCAGTCAATAAACCTCTAACTTTAAGTGTATTGCTGGGTTTAATTTTTCTTGTCACCGTAGTGAGAGCGCCTACACAGCCTTGGTTAACCGCCTGGTTTCACTGGGATATAGCTTTAAGAGCGCGTCGAGATAAAACCCAAACAGCGATCGCCAAAATCCTCACTCTCCCCCTAGAATTTTATGATGTCAATAACCCTGGACGTATCGCTGGTAGAGTCGCCAGAGGACTTTCTAACCACACTTGGACATATCCTGAAATCGCTGGACAGTTAGTTCCAAAACTGTTTCGGGTATTGGGAATTTTTGTAGTTATCTTGTTGATTGAATGGCGAATTGCGCTGTTATATTTGATTTCCTTTGTAGTCATTCTCGGCTTTAGCTTGAAGAAATTACAGCGCATAATTTGGCATGAAGAGCGTTTAGATAAATACATGGAAGACACCGAAAGCCGGACTTCCGAACTAATCACCAATATCAAAACTGTCAAAGCTTTTGCTACCGAAGCCAAAGAATTAAAAAGGCAAACACAACGCTTGGATAGAGAACTAAAAGTAGTCGATTATCGTATCCATAAAGGATATGTGAATCTGATTACTTGGCAAAAAGCTGTGATTCAGTTTTGCGTGTTTGCTATCCTGGGTTTAACTTTAGCTGCAACAGTCAACGGTCAAATTTCTCTCGGTCATTTTGTCATGACCTTAACTCTTTCTAGCATGGCATATTCCGAGCTAGAACCAATTAGCACACTAGCTGAAGTGTTTGCTCGTCGCTATTCTTCTATGCTGCGGTTTCATGAATTTTTGCAGGAACCAATTGGTAATGAATCAGTTGGGATTGTAGAGGAAGAAGAGACAGCATCACCCTATAAATTCACAGGTAAACTGGAATTTTCTCATGTCAGCTTTGGTTATGATGCTAGCCGGAAAGTGCTGCAAGATATCAACTTGTTGATTGAGCCATACCAAACCGTCGCTTTAGTCGGACGTTCTGGATCTGGTAAGTCTACACTCGTGAAACTACTATTGCGCTATTTTGAACCCCAAGACGGACAGATTCTGATTGATGGTCAAGATATTCGCACCTTGAATGTAGGTAAGTATAGACGCAGACTGGCGATCGTTCACCAAGAAGTAGACGTTTTCAACGGTACTGTTTTGGATAACCTCACCTACGGTAGACCAGAAGCTACTTTTGAGGAAGTTCAAGAAGCCTGTAGAATTGCGAGGGTTGACGAAGTAGTCAAACAGCTACCCCAAGGCTATTACACCGTTGTGGGGGAACGTGGTGTCAGATTATCTGGTGGACAAAGACAGCGTTTGGGGATTGCTAGAGCCTTGCTAGTACAACCCGATGTCCTAATTTTTGACGAAGCCACCTCTAGTTTAGATTACGAATCTGAGCGTTCCATTCAACTAGCCATGCGATCAATTCAAGGGACTTGTACCACAGTTGTCATTGCTCACCGCCTGAGTACAGTACGGGAAGCAGATAAGATTGTGGTTTTAGACCAAGGAAAGATTGTAGAAGTCGGTAGCCATGATGAACTCTTGCGTCATGAAGGTATTTACCGCCGCTTGCACTCTCTGCAAGAAACCGGAGAACTTCTAGATTAG
- a CDS encoding NAD(P) transhydrogenase subunit alpha: MTEALIAALFVFVLASFTGFEVINKVPPTLHTPLMSGSNAISGIAVIGAIVAAGERNTNLSVILGLIAVVLATVNVVGGFLVTDRMLQMFKKKEIKA; this comes from the coding sequence ATGACAGAAGCATTAATTGCAGCTTTGTTTGTATTTGTGTTGGCATCTTTCACAGGCTTTGAAGTCATCAACAAAGTACCCCCCACTCTCCACACCCCCCTAATGTCTGGTTCAAACGCCATTTCGGGTATCGCTGTAATTGGGGCAATAGTAGCAGCCGGTGAGAGAAACACGAACCTATCTGTAATTCTTGGTTTAATTGCCGTGGTTCTCGCAACAGTTAACGTTGTTGGTGGGTTTTTAGTGACTGACAGAATGTTACAAATGTTCAAGAAAAAGGAGATTAAAGCGTGA
- a CDS encoding aminopeptidase P family protein — translation MLIHNTSISLADTLRHRRQRLAQLIDFPVILWSGHSSPRNFPANPYPFRASSHFLYFAGLPLPNAAICLEAGKLELFMDNPEPSSALWHGEMPKREEIAEKIGADTARTMSELKHRGTGAASIPVQNYRTTLVQSQILQRPISSPYDLEGIDLELAKAIATLRLTHDAEALIELRKAAAISVEAHKVGMAATPKAKLEAEVRAAMEGVIIAHNMTTSYNSIVTVHGEVLHNEEYHHPLQSGNLLLADVGAETPMGWAADITRTWPISGKFSSTQRDIYDIVLAAHDACIAKISPGVEYRDIHLLAAKVIAEGLVDLGILQGNPEDLVEIDAHALFFPHGIGHLLGLDVHDMEDLGDLAGYEEGRKRSDRFGLGYLRLNRPLQSGMLVTIEPGFYQVPAILNDANNRAKYQNIVNWESLSKFADVRGIRIEDDVLVTDVGSEVLTAALQNQASAIEDLVTQG, via the coding sequence ATGCTTATTCACAACACATCTATTTCCCTAGCTGATACACTACGGCATCGACGGCAACGACTAGCCCAATTGATTGATTTTCCTGTTATTCTCTGGTCAGGACATAGCAGTCCGCGTAACTTTCCTGCCAATCCCTATCCATTTCGGGCTAGTAGTCATTTCCTCTACTTTGCTGGATTGCCTTTACCTAATGCCGCAATTTGCCTAGAAGCAGGCAAACTAGAACTGTTCATGGACAACCCCGAACCTAGTAGCGCCCTGTGGCATGGAGAAATGCCCAAACGTGAGGAAATAGCGGAGAAAATTGGCGCTGATACAGCCCGAACCATGTCGGAATTAAAACATCGAGGGACAGGTGCAGCATCAATTCCCGTACAGAATTATCGGACTACCCTGGTACAGTCACAAATCTTACAAAGACCAATATCTTCACCCTATGATCTGGAAGGAATAGATCTAGAGTTGGCAAAGGCGATCGCTACTTTACGCCTTACCCACGATGCAGAGGCATTAATTGAGTTACGCAAGGCTGCTGCTATTAGTGTTGAGGCGCACAAAGTTGGCATGGCCGCCACACCCAAAGCCAAACTAGAAGCAGAAGTCCGCGCCGCCATGGAAGGGGTAATCATCGCCCATAATATGACTACCTCCTACAACAGCATTGTCACAGTTCACGGTGAGGTTCTGCACAACGAGGAATATCACCACCCTCTACAATCAGGTAATTTACTACTAGCTGATGTCGGTGCAGAAACGCCAATGGGTTGGGCTGCTGATATTACCCGGACTTGGCCTATTTCTGGTAAGTTTTCTTCTACGCAACGGGATATTTATGATATTGTGCTAGCGGCTCATGATGCTTGTATTGCCAAAATTAGCCCTGGTGTAGAGTATCGGGATATTCATCTGTTGGCAGCGAAAGTCATAGCAGAAGGTTTAGTAGATTTAGGCATTTTACAGGGTAATCCAGAGGATTTAGTCGAAATTGATGCTCATGCGCTGTTTTTTCCCCACGGTATCGGGCATTTACTGGGTTTAGATGTGCATGATATGGAAGACTTGGGGGATTTAGCGGGGTATGAAGAAGGAAGGAAAAGAAGCGATCGCTTCGGCTTAGGCTACCTCCGTTTAAATCGTCCCCTACAATCAGGAATGTTAGTCACCATTGAACCAGGATTCTATCAAGTACCAGCAATTTTAAATGATGCCAATAATCGTGCCAAATATCAGAATATAGTCAACTGGGAAAGTCTATCTAAATTTGCCGATGTCCGAGGCATCCGCATAGAAGATGATGTTTTAGTGACTGATGTAGGTAGTGAAGTCTTAACAGCCGCATTACAAAATCAAGCCAGTGCTATAGAAGATTTAGTAACGCAAGGCTAG
- the rpsU gene encoding 30S ribosomal protein S21 gives MAEVRLGENESIDSALRRFKKKIQKAGILSEVKRRERYEKPSLRRKRKAESARKVGRY, from the coding sequence GTGGCTGAAGTCCGTTTGGGTGAAAATGAGTCTATTGACTCGGCATTAAGACGTTTTAAAAAGAAGATTCAAAAGGCCGGAATTTTATCGGAAGTCAAACGTCGGGAAAGATACGAAAAACCCAGTTTGCGCCGTAAACGTAAGGCAGAATCAGCACGGAAAGTAGGACGCTACTAA
- a CDS encoding KH domain-containing protein: MSLNRSVPQPHLSTKLPTASPNYVGLVKFLMQPFLEFPESLSVDCEISQTLKRVWVRIAFESTDKGKVFGRGGRNIQAIRTVMAAAAQLAGESVYLDIYGSTNAGRDGMSFDEDQPERSPTPKMRERRTNSSRPVVKPRSR; encoded by the coding sequence ATGTCTTTGAACAGGTCAGTGCCACAACCGCATCTTAGTACAAAATTACCAACAGCTAGCCCTAACTATGTTGGGCTAGTGAAGTTTCTCATGCAGCCGTTTTTAGAATTTCCAGAATCTTTAAGCGTCGATTGTGAAATTTCTCAAACCCTGAAACGGGTTTGGGTTCGCATCGCCTTTGAAAGTACAGATAAAGGGAAAGTTTTTGGACGAGGAGGACGTAATATTCAGGCGATTCGGACAGTTATGGCTGCTGCGGCACAACTAGCTGGAGAATCGGTTTACCTGGATATCTACGGTAGTACCAATGCCGGCCGAGACGGGATGTCTTTTGATGAAGATCAACCAGAGCGATCGCCTACCCCCAAAATGCGAGAACGGCGCACCAACTCATCTAGACCTGTTGTTAAACCCCGCTCCCGCTAG
- a CDS encoding PhzF family phenazine biosynthesis protein, which translates to MGQIITQVDAFTDKPFAGNPAAVCVLPTPQSDEWMQNVAQEMNLSETAFLVKQDDGFNLRWFTPTTEVPLCGHATLASAHVLWSEGHLSAGETAQFHTKSGLLIAKQQGEWIELDFPVTHSQVTVAPPELSEALGIPLKSVLQNYLGYLVEVESEDLVRQMQPNFQQLKTLPMADVIVTSTTHPDSKYDFVSRFFAPGLGINEDPVTGAAHCCLAAYWRDRLGKDEFLAYQASSRGGVVKVSYSGGDRVLLAGQAVTVLRGELIRQ; encoded by the coding sequence ATGGGACAAATAATTACTCAGGTTGATGCCTTTACCGATAAACCCTTTGCCGGAAATCCTGCCGCAGTTTGTGTTTTGCCTACTCCTCAATCTGATGAGTGGATGCAGAATGTAGCACAAGAGATGAACTTATCAGAGACAGCTTTTTTAGTGAAGCAGGATGATGGTTTTAATCTACGCTGGTTTACGCCGACGACAGAAGTACCGCTTTGTGGTCATGCAACTTTAGCTAGCGCCCATGTGTTGTGGTCTGAGGGGCATTTATCGGCAGGTGAAACCGCACAGTTTCACACTAAGAGCGGGTTACTCATTGCTAAACAACAAGGTGAGTGGATTGAGTTAGATTTCCCGGTGACACACTCACAAGTTACTGTTGCGCCCCCAGAACTCAGCGAGGCGTTAGGAATCCCCTTAAAATCAGTGTTGCAGAATTATTTAGGTTATTTGGTAGAAGTAGAATCTGAAGATTTAGTCCGGCAAATGCAGCCGAATTTTCAACAACTAAAAACATTGCCGATGGCGGATGTGATCGTCACTAGCACCACGCACCCTGATTCCAAATATGATTTCGTTTCACGTTTCTTTGCCCCTGGGTTGGGGATTAATGAAGATCCGGTGACTGGCGCTGCTCATTGCTGCTTGGCTGCCTACTGGCGCGATCGCCTGGGCAAAGATGAATTCTTAGCTTATCAAGCATCAAGCCGTGGTGGAGTGGTAAAAGTGAGTTATTCAGGAGGCGATCGCGTCTTGCTCGCAGGTCAGGCTGTTACAGTTTTACGGGGAGAGTTAATTAGGCAATAG
- the rpsP gene encoding 30S ribosomal protein S16 codes for MIKLRLKRYGKKREASYRIVAMNSLSRRDGRPLEELGFYNPRTDEVRLDVPGIVKRLQQGAQPTDTVRRILQKANVFEQVSATTAS; via the coding sequence ATGATCAAACTGCGCTTGAAGCGATACGGTAAAAAGCGGGAAGCGAGCTACCGCATTGTCGCTATGAACAGCCTTTCTCGCCGCGATGGTCGTCCCTTAGAAGAACTGGGATTCTACAACCCCAGAACCGATGAAGTGCGATTGGATGTTCCCGGCATCGTCAAGCGACTACAGCAAGGCGCTCAACCTACTGACACAGTACGTCGCATCCTACAAAAAGCCAATGTCTTTGAACAGGTCAGTGCCACAACCGCATCTTAG
- a CDS encoding ChuX/HutX family heme-like substrate-binding protein: protein MSTNLKDFLEACETLGTLRLIVTSSAAVLEARGRIEKLFYAVLPKGRYANMHTEGFEFHLNMDKITQVKFETGEAKRGNFPTYAIRFLDENQEPALSAFLQWGKPGEYEPGQVEAWQALKEKYGEVWQPIPVEI from the coding sequence ATGAGTACTAATTTAAAAGATTTTTTAGAAGCTTGTGAAACTTTGGGAACTCTACGATTAATTGTAACTAGCAGTGCTGCTGTATTAGAAGCAAGGGGTAGAATTGAAAAACTATTTTATGCAGTATTGCCCAAAGGTAGATATGCCAATATGCACACTGAAGGCTTTGAATTTCACTTGAATATGGATAAAATTACACAAGTAAAATTTGAAACAGGTGAAGCCAAAAGAGGTAATTTTCCGACTTATGCCATTCGGTTTTTAGATGAGAATCAAGAGCCTGCTTTGAGTGCATTTTTACAGTGGGGTAAACCCGGAGAATATGAGCCAGGACAGGTAGAAGCTTGGCAAGCATTAAAAGAAAAATATGGCGAAGTTTGGCAACCCATACCAGTAGAGATTTAG
- the ffh gene encoding signal recognition particle protein, which produces MFDALADRLESAWKTLRGQDKITDSNIQDALREVRRALLEADVNLQVVKDFISEVEAKAQGAEVIKGVRPDQQFIKIVYDELVQVMGEENVPLTETEQKPTIVLMAGLQGTGKTTATAKLALHLRKLERSCLLVATDVYRPAAIDQLITLGKQIDVPVFELGSDADPVEIARQGVERAKAEGVNTVIIDTAGRLQIDEDMMAELARIKATVQPDETLLVVDAMTGQEAANLTRTFHEQIGITGAILTKLDGDSRGGAALSVRQISGAPIKFVGVGEKVEALQPFYPDRMASRILGMGDVLTLVEKAQEEIDLADAEQMQEKILSAKFDFTDFLKQLRLLKNMGSLGGILKMIPGMGKLSDDQLKQGETQLKRCESMINSMTAQERRDPDLLASSPNRRRRIANGSGYKEADVNKLVADFQKMRSLMQQMGQGRFPGMPGMPGMFGGGGGNAYAGMGNRPTPPGWRGYNSGAGTKKKKPKDKKKKGFGNL; this is translated from the coding sequence ATGTTTGACGCATTAGCTGACCGTTTAGAATCCGCCTGGAAGACACTGCGCGGGCAAGATAAAATTACTGACAGTAACATTCAAGATGCTTTGCGGGAAGTGCGCCGCGCCCTGTTGGAAGCAGATGTCAACCTCCAGGTAGTCAAAGATTTTATTAGCGAAGTTGAAGCCAAGGCCCAGGGAGCCGAAGTAATTAAAGGTGTACGACCTGACCAACAGTTCATCAAAATTGTTTACGATGAGCTGGTGCAGGTGATGGGGGAAGAGAATGTTCCCCTAACAGAAACTGAACAAAAGCCGACAATCGTCTTGATGGCAGGCTTACAAGGTACTGGTAAAACCACAGCCACCGCCAAGTTAGCCTTACATCTACGGAAATTAGAGCGTAGTTGCTTGTTGGTAGCAACAGACGTATATCGTCCAGCAGCTATTGATCAGTTAATCACCCTAGGTAAGCAAATTGATGTACCAGTTTTTGAACTGGGAAGCGATGCAGATCCCGTAGAAATTGCCCGCCAAGGTGTGGAACGTGCCAAAGCTGAAGGAGTAAACACAGTCATCATTGATACTGCTGGTCGTCTGCAAATTGACGAAGACATGATGGCGGAATTAGCCCGGATCAAAGCCACAGTCCAACCTGACGAAACTCTGTTAGTCGTCGATGCAATGACGGGTCAAGAAGCCGCAAATTTGACTCGTACCTTCCATGAGCAAATCGGTATTACCGGGGCAATTCTCACTAAGTTAGATGGTGACAGCCGTGGTGGTGCCGCCCTGTCAGTACGGCAGATTTCAGGCGCACCGATTAAATTTGTTGGTGTGGGTGAAAAAGTCGAAGCCCTACAACCCTTCTACCCAGACCGCATGGCCTCACGGATTTTGGGCATGGGTGACGTTCTGACTTTGGTAGAAAAAGCCCAAGAAGAAATTGACTTAGCAGACGCTGAACAAATGCAGGAGAAAATCCTGTCAGCGAAATTTGACTTTACCGACTTTCTCAAGCAACTGCGCCTGTTGAAGAACATGGGGTCATTAGGGGGCATCCTCAAAATGATTCCAGGGATGGGTAAGCTTTCCGATGATCAACTCAAGCAAGGCGAAACACAGTTGAAACGCTGTGAGTCCATGATTAACTCCATGACTGCCCAAGAACGTCGTGATCCAGATTTACTGGCTAGCTCCCCTAACCGACGGCGGCGGATTGCTAATGGTTCTGGCTACAAAGAAGCAGACGTGAATAAACTCGTGGCTGATTTCCAAAAAATGCGATCGCTCATGCAGCAAATGGGTCAAGGTCGCTTCCCAGGAATGCCAGGAATGCCAGGAATGTTTGGCGGTGGTGGCGGCAATGCCTATGCAGGCATGGGCAACCGTCCCACACCCCCAGGCTGGCGCGGCTACAATAGCGGTGCTGGCACGAAGAAGAAAAAACCCAAAGATAAAAAGAAAAAAGGGTTTGGGAATCTTTGA
- a CDS encoding NAD(P)(+) transhydrogenase (Re/Si-specific) subunit beta — protein MSDFIPTGIQLTYLVAASLFILGLKKLGSPATARNGNVIAAVGMLLAIVATMLDQHVLNYEMILLGLAIGSAIGAIAAYKVQMTEMPQMVGLLNGLGGAASALVAVAEFWRLLDAGAPVPLDVNISMLLDVLIGGVTFTGSFLAFAKLQGLISGSPITFPLQQPFNLLLLGAYIAGSAYLIITPDTLPVFLAVVAVSLVLGVMFVIPIGGGDMPVVISLLNSLSGIAAAAAGFVVMNNMLIIAGALVGASGLILTEIMCKAMNRSLFSVLFSAFGSGGSTAVGGATAGASDQSVHSIDPEEGAMMLGYARSVVIVPGYGMAVAQAQHSVRELADQLERMGVDVKYAIHPVAGRMPGHMNVLLAEANVPYTQLYDMEDINPQFEQADVALVIGANDVVNPAARSDTNSPIYGMPILEVDRAKHTIVIKRGMSAGFAGVDNELFYKDKTTMLFGSAKDMVSKLVSEVKQL, from the coding sequence GTGAGCGACTTTATACCAACTGGGATTCAGCTGACGTATTTAGTCGCTGCGTCTTTATTTATCTTGGGTTTGAAAAAACTGGGTTCTCCTGCTACTGCACGCAACGGTAATGTGATTGCGGCTGTGGGGATGTTGCTGGCTATTGTCGCCACAATGCTAGACCAGCACGTATTAAACTATGAGATGATTTTGTTAGGTTTAGCAATTGGTTCAGCCATTGGTGCGATCGCCGCCTACAAAGTTCAGATGACAGAAATGCCCCAAATGGTGGGCTTACTCAACGGTTTAGGTGGTGCGGCTTCGGCATTAGTCGCTGTTGCCGAGTTCTGGCGATTGTTGGATGCTGGCGCACCTGTACCCCTAGATGTCAACATTTCTATGTTGTTGGATGTGTTAATTGGTGGTGTCACCTTCACAGGTAGTTTTCTCGCCTTCGCCAAATTGCAAGGATTAATTAGCGGTTCGCCAATTACATTTCCGTTACAGCAACCATTTAACCTTTTGCTGTTGGGTGCTTATATAGCAGGTAGTGCCTACTTAATTATCACACCCGATACCTTACCTGTATTCTTGGCAGTAGTTGCAGTATCCCTAGTTTTGGGTGTGATGTTCGTCATCCCTATTGGCGGTGGTGATATGCCAGTAGTAATTTCGCTGCTGAACTCCTTATCAGGTATCGCGGCGGCGGCGGCGGGTTTTGTGGTGATGAACAATATGTTAATTATTGCCGGCGCATTAGTGGGGGCTTCCGGCTTAATCCTCACCGAGATTATGTGTAAAGCCATGAACCGTTCCCTTTTCAGCGTGCTGTTCAGTGCGTTTGGTTCAGGGGGAAGTACTGCTGTTGGTGGCGCGACTGCTGGTGCAAGTGATCAAAGTGTCCACAGCATCGATCCTGAAGAAGGGGCGATGATGTTAGGTTATGCGCGTTCTGTAGTAATTGTCCCTGGTTATGGGATGGCAGTAGCCCAAGCACAACATAGTGTAAGAGAATTGGCAGATCAATTAGAACGCATGGGCGTTGATGTCAAGTATGCCATTCATCCCGTCGCAGGTAGAATGCCGGGACACATGAATGTATTGTTAGCAGAGGCGAATGTGCCGTACACCCAGTTGTATGACATGGAAGATATCAATCCGCAGTTTGAACAAGCAGATGTAGCTTTAGTAATTGGGGCAAATGATGTAGTGAATCCGGCGGCACGTAGTGATACCAATAGCCCAATTTACGGTATGCCGATTCTGGAGGTAGATAGGGCGAAGCACACCATCGTAATTAAGCGTGGGATGAGTGCAGGTTTTGCTGGTGTAGATAATGAATTGTTCTACAAAGATAAAACCACAATGCTTTTTGGTAGTGCTAAAGATATGGTGTCGAAGTTAGTTTCTGAAGTAAAGCAGCTTTAG
- a CDS encoding DUF6816 family protein translates to MTKFTIRVISSICLIIFLLLGWSEQAMGYAPPLAIAGELSERLDNFPQWEKLTSVQPAKGDLVYPEWMAGNWQVKSTLVDLAAPLAPDIITPGFEGNRQQLNQPISFLVRFVKAQLDTPISNLKFIPKIEKPAKFLVADREFNSLNLARAYLGDEAVLSVKVDPDSPNRQITFLRGERQLVSIITARATETTADGRFITAEVFQQLFKGGSRPYLNSVESTTAYHQLPTSNPAIEADQVTAVYLSPQDPDYFTAGSRPVALYRYRLEFFPAK, encoded by the coding sequence ATGACTAAGTTTACTATCAGGGTAATTTCTAGTATTTGTTTAATTATTTTTCTCCTATTGGGATGGAGTGAACAAGCGATGGGCTACGCCCCACCTTTAGCGATCGCAGGTGAATTATCTGAGCGTTTAGATAACTTTCCCCAATGGGAAAAATTAACTTCCGTACAGCCAGCTAAAGGGGATTTAGTCTATCCTGAATGGATGGCTGGGAATTGGCAAGTGAAAAGCACCTTAGTAGATTTAGCAGCACCTCTAGCACCAGATATTATTACGCCTGGATTTGAAGGTAATCGCCAACAACTCAATCAGCCTATAAGTTTTTTAGTTCGCTTTGTGAAAGCGCAACTAGATACACCTATTTCTAATTTAAAATTCATTCCTAAAATAGAAAAACCAGCAAAATTTTTAGTAGCAGATAGAGAATTTAATAGCTTAAATCTAGCTAGAGCTTATTTAGGTGACGAAGCTGTATTGTCAGTCAAAGTAGATCCAGATTCGCCTAATCGCCAGATTACCTTTTTACGCGGAGAACGCCAATTAGTTTCTATCATCACCGCACGCGCTACAGAAACAACCGCAGATGGTAGATTCATCACAGCAGAAGTATTTCAACAATTATTTAAAGGTGGTTCTAGACCTTATTTAAACTCGGTTGAATCTACCACAGCTTATCATCAACTTCCTACATCGAATCCAGCAATTGAGGCAGATCAAGTTACTGCTGTTTATCTTTCACCCCAAGATCCAGATTACTTTACCGCAGGTTCTCGACCAGTAGCCCTTTATCGCTATCGTCTGGAATTTTTCCCCGCAAAATGA